One genomic segment of Arthrobacter sp. zg-Y1110 includes these proteins:
- the ahcY gene encoding adenosylhomocysteinase — MSIDFKVADLSLAEAGRHQIRLAEHEMPGLMALRREYGPSQPLAGARIAGSLHMTVQTAVLIETLTALGAEVRWASCNIFSTQDEAAAAVVVGGGTAAEPAGVPVFAWKNESLEDYWWTAEQILTWPEGSGGPNMILDDGGDATLLLHKGVEFEAAGYVPENPQDGDEDYSYESTVILDRLRRSLAEHPGKWTQIAKGIRGVTEETTTGVLRLYQLAAEGKLLFPAINVNDSVTKSKFDNKYGIRHSLPDGLNRATDTLIGGKVAVVCGYGDVGKGAAEALRGQGARVIVTEIDPICALQAAMDGYQVAKLESVLAQGDIFITTTGNKDIIMARHMAAMKHQAIVGNVGHFDNEIDMAGLARVPGIRKVEIKPQVHEWVFDEGTDAQRSIIVLSEGRLLNLGNATGHPSFVMSNSFANQTIAQIELFTRHGDGTYANQVYVLPKVLDEKVARLHLSALGVELTELTKSQADYLGVDVAGPFKPEHYRY; from the coding sequence GTGAGCATTGACTTCAAAGTAGCCGACCTTTCCCTCGCCGAAGCCGGACGCCACCAGATCCGCCTGGCCGAACACGAGATGCCAGGCCTGATGGCGCTGCGGCGCGAGTACGGTCCAAGCCAGCCGCTGGCCGGTGCCCGAATCGCCGGGTCCCTGCATATGACTGTGCAGACCGCCGTGCTGATCGAGACGCTGACGGCCTTGGGCGCTGAAGTCCGCTGGGCGTCCTGCAACATCTTCTCCACGCAGGACGAAGCCGCTGCCGCCGTGGTGGTAGGCGGGGGAACGGCGGCCGAACCTGCAGGCGTTCCCGTCTTCGCCTGGAAGAACGAGTCACTCGAGGATTACTGGTGGACCGCCGAGCAGATCCTTACCTGGCCCGAAGGATCCGGCGGCCCGAATATGATCCTCGACGACGGCGGTGACGCCACCCTCCTGCTGCACAAGGGCGTGGAGTTCGAAGCGGCGGGGTATGTACCGGAAAACCCGCAGGACGGCGACGAGGACTACTCCTACGAGTCCACCGTGATCCTCGACCGTCTGCGGCGCAGCCTGGCGGAGCATCCGGGGAAGTGGACCCAAATTGCAAAGGGCATCCGGGGCGTCACGGAGGAAACCACCACCGGTGTGCTGCGCCTCTACCAGCTGGCAGCCGAAGGCAAGCTGCTGTTCCCGGCCATCAACGTCAACGACTCCGTCACCAAGTCCAAGTTCGACAACAAATACGGCATCCGGCATTCCCTTCCGGACGGATTGAACCGTGCCACTGACACGCTTATCGGCGGCAAGGTTGCCGTGGTCTGCGGCTACGGCGACGTCGGCAAGGGTGCGGCGGAGGCACTTCGCGGGCAGGGCGCCCGGGTGATCGTCACGGAAATCGACCCCATCTGCGCGCTGCAGGCGGCGATGGACGGCTACCAGGTGGCGAAGCTGGAATCCGTGCTGGCGCAGGGCGATATTTTCATCACCACCACCGGCAACAAGGACATCATCATGGCCAGGCACATGGCCGCCATGAAGCACCAGGCCATCGTCGGCAACGTCGGCCACTTCGACAACGAGATCGATATGGCCGGACTCGCCCGGGTTCCCGGAATCCGCAAGGTCGAGATCAAGCCGCAGGTCCATGAATGGGTGTTCGACGAAGGCACTGACGCGCAGCGCAGCATCATTGTGCTCTCCGAAGGGCGGCTGTTGAACCTCGGCAACGCCACCGGCCATCCGTCCTTTGTGATGAGCAATTCCTTCGCGAACCAGACCATTGCGCAGATTGAGCTGTTCACCAGGCACGGCGACGGGACCTACGCCAACCAGGTCTACGTGCTGCCCAAGGTCCTGGACGAAAAGGTGGCCCGCCTGCACCTGTCCGCCCTCGGCGTCGAACTGACCGAGCTCACCAAGAGCCAGGCGGACTATCTGGGCGTCGACGTGGCCGGGCCCTTCAAGCCCGAGCATTACCGGTACTGA
- a CDS encoding DUF5719 family protein — MSRDKSGSKPGEQELPSTEEEAELRPEAPETPSSTSPTPAGSKPGGATARRAGSGGARTAGRWTTGILLLTAAGALAAGTSLVGTGSAGGAVDVPYAEVPAGPLTGVCPQPPRLLAGNTAGTDAEFSAESTSAKSVVSAVLLADAGNPLPAAELSAASDGSVLKGIGGGTDAPLAGERTAGVVRETPVSAAALLSAEPAGAQQVTAGATMTYTAADGDLAGLTAATCQAPANDLWLVGARTNVGATAVLQLTNPSLTPADVDLELYGTAGPVEGPGTRGIAVAPGETKSVVLAGLAANQDSLAVRVRSSGGPVSAVISQNLLRGLTPGGVELIQPTAAPGPAQVVSGVRIQNPEATRNLAKEEGYASVTPSLQIAVPGGSDAVVNVRVFGSNGEAVLEGGGSYNAAAGTVTRLPLDTLPEGTYTLDITSDVAVAASAVFSRGSDAEKGTDIAVAPAGERLGSEHLAVLASGDSALSFTAPEGASEVRLAAVTADGALLAEKTVQLKAASTTVVNPGDLGGPAAAVLVSATGAPVYGAQIVTGGDTGISVVPLPRGTVGGSRVQVGVGY; from the coding sequence ATGAGCAGGGACAAGTCCGGCAGCAAGCCGGGGGAGCAAGAACTCCCTTCTACGGAGGAAGAGGCTGAGCTGCGCCCGGAGGCACCGGAAACGCCTTCATCAACTTCGCCGACGCCCGCCGGCTCCAAACCTGGCGGAGCCACTGCCCGCAGGGCCGGTTCCGGCGGCGCCAGGACCGCCGGACGCTGGACAACAGGGATCCTGCTCCTGACTGCTGCCGGTGCCCTGGCGGCGGGGACATCGCTAGTTGGAACCGGTTCCGCAGGCGGGGCCGTAGACGTTCCCTATGCCGAAGTTCCCGCCGGGCCCCTGACCGGCGTGTGCCCGCAGCCGCCGCGGCTGCTCGCCGGCAACACGGCCGGTACGGACGCCGAGTTCAGCGCGGAGTCCACCTCTGCCAAGTCCGTAGTGAGCGCGGTTCTCCTGGCTGATGCGGGCAACCCGCTGCCGGCCGCCGAACTGTCGGCAGCCTCGGACGGTTCGGTCCTCAAGGGCATCGGCGGCGGCACGGACGCACCGCTCGCCGGAGAGCGGACCGCCGGCGTCGTACGCGAGACGCCGGTCTCCGCGGCGGCGCTTTTGAGCGCCGAGCCTGCCGGTGCCCAGCAGGTCACGGCCGGCGCCACCATGACCTATACCGCTGCAGACGGCGATCTGGCCGGACTCACGGCGGCCACCTGCCAGGCCCCGGCCAACGACCTTTGGCTGGTGGGAGCACGAACGAACGTCGGCGCCACAGCGGTGCTGCAGTTAACCAACCCGTCCCTGACCCCCGCCGATGTCGATTTGGAACTTTACGGCACTGCCGGTCCGGTGGAAGGGCCGGGCACCCGGGGCATCGCGGTGGCCCCGGGCGAAACAAAGTCAGTGGTCCTTGCCGGACTCGCCGCCAACCAGGACTCCCTGGCCGTGCGGGTGCGGAGCTCGGGCGGACCGGTTTCAGCGGTGATTTCGCAGAACCTGCTGCGGGGCCTGACCCCCGGCGGTGTGGAGCTGATCCAGCCCACGGCGGCTCCCGGCCCGGCACAGGTGGTCAGCGGCGTGCGCATCCAGAACCCGGAGGCTACCCGCAACCTGGCGAAGGAAGAGGGCTACGCGTCGGTGACGCCGTCACTGCAGATAGCGGTTCCGGGCGGCAGCGACGCCGTCGTGAATGTCCGCGTCTTCGGCAGCAACGGCGAAGCCGTCCTGGAGGGCGGCGGAAGCTACAACGCTGCGGCAGGCACGGTGACGCGCCTTCCGCTGGATACGCTGCCCGAAGGCACCTACACGCTGGATATTACGTCCGACGTCGCCGTGGCCGCGTCAGCCGTCTTCAGCCGCGGTTCCGATGCCGAGAAGGGGACCGATATTGCCGTTGCTCCTGCCGGCGAACGCCTTGGCAGCGAGCACCTGGCGGTACTGGCCTCAGGAGACTCCGCGCTCTCGTTCACGGCGCCGGAAGGGGCGTCCGAAGTGCGCCTCGCTGCTGTCACCGCCGACGGCGCCCTGCTGGCCGAGAAGACGGTGCAGCTCAAAGCGGCCTCCACTACCGTGGTCAACCCGGGCGATCTGGGTGGACCCGCCGCCGCGGTCCTGGTCAGTGCCACCGGAGCACCGGTTTACGGGGCACAGATAGTGACCGGGGGAGACACCGGGATCAGCGTAGTGCCCCTGCCCCGGGGCACCGTAGGCGGCAGCCGCGTACAGGTGGGTGTGGGGTACTAG
- a CDS encoding DUF3499 domain-containing protein, which produces MESLRQCSRSACRHPAVATLTYVYADSTAVLGPLATYAEPHCYDLCAGHSARLTAPLGWELVRLNLEGQPRTPTSDELSALVDAVREQAAKATEEDGTEPQRSGKHTLEPPAETPGTRRAHLKVLREQN; this is translated from the coding sequence GTGGAATCCTTACGCCAGTGCTCCCGGTCAGCCTGCCGCCATCCGGCGGTAGCTACGCTGACCTACGTATACGCCGATTCCACTGCAGTGCTTGGCCCGCTGGCCACCTACGCCGAGCCGCATTGTTACGATTTGTGTGCCGGCCACTCCGCCCGGCTTACCGCACCGCTGGGATGGGAACTCGTCCGCCTGAACCTGGAGGGCCAGCCCCGGACTCCGACCAGTGATGAACTCTCCGCTTTGGTGGACGCCGTACGTGAACAGGCGGCGAAGGCTACGGAAGAGGACGGCACGGAGCCGCAGCGCAGCGGAAAGCACACCCTGGAGCCACCCGCCGAAACCCCCGGGACCCGCCGGGCGCACCTGAAGGTGCTGCGCGAACAGAACTAG
- a CDS encoding metallopeptidase family protein has product MSMGSSFRVRLDDESNAAAASSPGAPARSFRQRRRNRHGRGLRGDVIPPHLAGARTRAERFDEWVLESAQRLERLWGERIQSYQFVVEEIPPGLEELARSGGPIPLGAGTASAPNRPPVITIYRHAVETSARSLVPVSELVHDVIVEQLAILMGMDPETVDPAYGRFRPL; this is encoded by the coding sequence ATGTCCATGGGATCTTCATTCCGGGTGCGCCTCGATGATGAGTCGAATGCCGCAGCCGCCTCCTCCCCCGGTGCGCCGGCGCGGTCCTTCCGGCAACGGCGGCGCAACCGGCACGGGCGCGGCCTGCGGGGAGACGTGATCCCGCCGCATCTGGCCGGTGCCCGCACGCGCGCGGAACGTTTCGACGAATGGGTACTGGAATCAGCGCAGCGACTGGAACGGCTCTGGGGCGAACGGATCCAGTCCTACCAGTTCGTGGTCGAGGAGATCCCTCCCGGACTTGAGGAGCTGGCGCGTTCCGGCGGACCCATTCCGCTGGGCGCCGGGACAGCCTCCGCGCCGAACCGGCCGCCGGTCATCACCATCTACCGGCACGCCGTCGAAACCTCTGCCCGCTCCCTGGTGCCCGTCAGCGAGCTGGTGCATGACGTCATCGTGGAGCAGCTGGCGATCCTGATGGGAATGGACCCGGAAACCGTTGATCCTGCCTACGGCCGGTTCCGCCCCCTGTAA
- a CDS encoding Trm112 family protein, with translation MANLTAGLLDVLRCPATGSVLVQDGDELVSTVPDASGEPVRYRVEEGIPVLLKAAATRQEG, from the coding sequence ATGGCCAATCTGACAGCCGGACTCCTCGATGTCCTGCGTTGCCCTGCCACCGGATCCGTCCTCGTCCAGGACGGTGACGAACTCGTTTCGACCGTTCCCGACGCAAGCGGCGAACCGGTGCGGTACCGCGTGGAAGAAGGAATTCCGGTTCTGCTGAAGGCCGCCGCCACTCGGCAGGAGGGCTAA
- a CDS encoding RDD family protein, translating to MSSIVTGEAVVLELRPAGFAARMVSALIDVIAQVLVFIGLMLLVAQAVASSDPALAQALSLSLVVLLFVLVPAAVETLTRGKSLGRLVMGLRIVRDDGGSVRFRHAFIRAFTAVLEIYMLAGSLAFMVALFNDKSKRLGDLMAGTYALRDRVVAPLPELVAAPPELAGWADLADIGRLPDGLARRISRFLAQSGHMTGTARVALASELASETTAYVSPQPPPGTHPEAYLRAVVAERRDRDYVRLDRQRWQSRALAERLHRMPFSD from the coding sequence ATGAGCAGCATTGTTACCGGCGAAGCGGTAGTCCTTGAACTCCGTCCTGCCGGCTTCGCCGCGCGGATGGTCAGCGCCCTCATCGACGTCATCGCCCAGGTCCTCGTGTTTATCGGCTTGATGCTGCTCGTTGCGCAGGCCGTCGCGTCGTCGGACCCGGCCCTGGCACAGGCATTGTCGCTGAGCCTTGTGGTGCTGCTGTTTGTGTTGGTCCCGGCGGCGGTGGAAACCCTGACGCGGGGAAAGTCGCTCGGCCGGCTGGTCATGGGGCTGCGGATTGTCCGCGACGACGGCGGTTCGGTGCGGTTCCGGCACGCCTTCATCCGGGCGTTCACCGCGGTACTGGAGATCTACATGCTCGCCGGTTCGCTGGCCTTCATGGTGGCGTTGTTCAATGACAAGTCCAAGCGCCTCGGGGACCTCATGGCCGGCACCTACGCCCTGCGGGACCGGGTGGTGGCACCGCTGCCGGAACTGGTCGCGGCTCCCCCTGAGCTTGCCGGCTGGGCGGACCTGGCCGATATCGGCCGCCTGCCCGACGGGTTGGCCCGCCGCATCTCCCGCTTCCTGGCGCAGAGCGGACACATGACCGGAACGGCCAGAGTAGCGCTTGCATCCGAACTTGCCTCGGAAACCACTGCGTACGTATCCCCGCAGCCGCCGCCGGGCACGCATCCGGAGGCCTACCTCCGGGCGGTCGTCGCCGAGCGCCGGGACCGCGATTACGTCCGGCTGGACCGCCAACGGTGGCAGTCCCGGGCCCTGGCCGAACGGCTGCACCGGATGCCGTTCAGCGACTGA
- a CDS encoding stage II sporulation protein M — MDLDAFTAVHSDDWKRLDELAARRRLSGPEADELLRLYQRASTHLSIVRSVAMEGTLSASLSMRLSRARTRFTGSRSNFMEDLANFFVFSLPAAFYRVRWLTVAIGAAFVLVAWLTGFWAVNTPGVLAAVGSDEEVRRYVEEDFVNYYSENPAASFSGMVWTNNAWIAVQAVAFGITGLWVPWILYQNAVSVGLSAGMMAAHGRLDVFFTYILPHGFMELTAIFIASAAGLRIFWAFAAPGRRSRMTAVAQEGRSLMTVALGLVVVLFVSGLVEGFVTPSPLPAWLRLTIGFGVFAAYWAYTLILGGRAYRAGHRGDLSARDAGVYLRTA; from the coding sequence GTGGACCTCGATGCCTTCACTGCCGTGCACAGCGATGACTGGAAACGCCTCGACGAGCTGGCTGCCCGCCGCCGCTTAAGCGGCCCGGAAGCGGACGAACTGCTTCGGCTTTACCAGCGCGCCTCCACCCATCTTTCCATCGTGCGCTCGGTGGCCATGGAAGGAACGCTTTCCGCCTCCCTCTCCATGCGCCTGTCCCGCGCCCGGACACGGTTCACCGGCAGCCGGTCCAACTTCATGGAGGACCTGGCGAACTTTTTCGTTTTCTCCCTCCCCGCCGCCTTTTACCGCGTGCGCTGGCTCACCGTTGCGATAGGTGCAGCCTTCGTCCTGGTGGCCTGGCTGACCGGTTTCTGGGCCGTCAATACGCCGGGGGTGCTGGCAGCAGTGGGGTCGGACGAAGAGGTCCGACGCTATGTCGAAGAGGACTTCGTCAACTACTACTCCGAAAATCCGGCGGCGTCGTTCTCCGGCATGGTCTGGACCAACAATGCCTGGATCGCCGTCCAAGCGGTCGCGTTCGGCATCACCGGACTGTGGGTGCCCTGGATCCTGTACCAAAACGCCGTCAGCGTGGGCCTGTCCGCGGGCATGATGGCAGCACACGGCCGCCTGGACGTGTTTTTCACCTATATCCTGCCGCACGGATTCATGGAACTAACCGCCATTTTCATTGCCTCAGCCGCCGGGCTGCGGATTTTCTGGGCTTTCGCTGCACCCGGGCGGCGTTCCCGGATGACCGCCGTGGCGCAGGAGGGACGTTCCCTGATGACGGTTGCCCTTGGCCTGGTAGTGGTCCTGTTTGTCTCGGGACTGGTTGAGGGCTTCGTTACACCCAGCCCCCTGCCGGCCTGGCTGCGCCTGACCATCGGGTTCGGAGTATTTGCGGCGTACTGGGCGTACACGCTCATCCTTGGCGGAAGGGCCTACCGGGCCGGTCACCGAGGTGACCTGTCGGCGCGCGACGCCGGAGTGTATCTGCGTACGGCCTAG
- a CDS encoding TIGR01906 family membrane protein: protein MKEEAVASQDETPTHRSTAGGEPLNGTEASVPPQGSAPNGSGSHAATAPEPAGTSEHADWDAEFDNLTASQRADADAEAAADEAGDAPVDAEEPDVEEPDVEDVERTPEAPEQLEDPKDPEGPEDVEDADLGNREAAESPAASGNRDAAGTAGTGGTVPGGHPKVAQRSQLPMRRASTLPDLSGYSSTDDDDDTDDAVDAGPEDRDRAGGETAAASAETSSGAVEAGEGLPHAAPSGAHEAGRHEADGSGDSETDSITDSETTPEREPETSDAVDGEVQDGTAAETTESTKTAVTPVIAHSAETESGTEPAIDRADHADDVDPALAEAQRRAQEREKAAAGKPVLARVLQVMIAVFFPVMVLAAAIRAVATPLFLWAEYHRPGFPADSYGFSTDDRMTYGSYAVDYLLNFSGSRYLGDLVGDGGEPLYLASEVSHMADVKTVLTVAFIAATVMAVLSLFAALYLRRRSPGGIRRSLFSGAVVTLVLVAALVVLAVLGWEQFFTQLHTVFFANGNWTFRLDDTLIRLFPAQFWMDAGITIAALVLLTCVVVLVCCWPTRARRERVQQAREDARRRYAESLEAL, encoded by the coding sequence GTGAAAGAGGAAGCAGTGGCAAGTCAGGACGAAACCCCCACGCATCGATCGACGGCCGGAGGGGAGCCGCTCAACGGAACCGAGGCTTCAGTGCCGCCGCAGGGGAGTGCCCCCAACGGATCGGGCTCCCACGCCGCTACTGCCCCGGAACCCGCCGGGACCAGTGAACACGCCGACTGGGACGCGGAGTTCGATAACCTCACCGCATCCCAGCGGGCGGATGCCGATGCGGAGGCTGCAGCAGATGAGGCAGGCGACGCACCCGTAGACGCCGAAGAGCCGGACGTCGAAGAGCCGGACGTCGAGGATGTCGAGCGGACCCCGGAGGCGCCGGAGCAGCTCGAGGACCCGAAAGATCCGGAGGGCCCGGAGGACGTTGAAGACGCTGACCTCGGGAACCGGGAAGCGGCTGAGAGCCCGGCTGCGTCCGGAAACCGTGATGCAGCGGGAACTGCCGGCACCGGTGGAACCGTCCCGGGCGGGCATCCGAAGGTTGCCCAGCGCAGCCAGCTTCCCATGCGCCGGGCCAGCACCCTGCCCGACCTGAGCGGTTATTCCTCCACCGACGACGACGACGACACCGACGACGCCGTCGACGCCGGCCCCGAGGACAGGGACCGCGCGGGTGGGGAAACGGCGGCAGCATCCGCTGAAACGTCATCCGGCGCGGTGGAAGCAGGGGAGGGCCTTCCGCATGCCGCGCCCTCCGGAGCGCATGAAGCCGGCCGGCATGAAGCCGACGGGTCCGGAGACTCCGAAACTGACTCCATAACTGACTCCGAAACGACGCCGGAGCGCGAACCGGAAACATCCGACGCCGTCGACGGCGAAGTGCAGGACGGCACTGCCGCGGAGACCACCGAGTCCACAAAGACTGCCGTCACACCGGTTATTGCCCACTCTGCCGAGACGGAGAGCGGGACGGAGCCAGCCATTGACAGGGCGGACCACGCCGACGACGTCGACCCGGCACTGGCTGAAGCGCAGCGCCGTGCACAGGAACGGGAGAAGGCAGCAGCGGGCAAGCCCGTCCTGGCCCGTGTCCTGCAGGTCATGATTGCCGTGTTCTTCCCGGTCATGGTGCTGGCCGCGGCCATCCGTGCCGTCGCGACGCCCCTGTTCCTGTGGGCGGAGTACCATCGGCCCGGTTTCCCGGCAGACAGTTACGGCTTCTCCACCGATGACCGGATGACCTACGGTTCCTACGCCGTGGACTACCTGCTCAACTTCAGCGGCTCCCGGTATCTGGGGGACCTGGTCGGGGACGGCGGGGAACCGCTGTACCTGGCCAGCGAAGTCAGCCACATGGCCGACGTCAAAACGGTGCTGACGGTGGCCTTCATCGCTGCGACAGTGATGGCGGTCCTGAGCCTCTTCGCCGCGCTTTATCTGCGCCGCCGCAGCCCGGGCGGCATCCGCCGGTCGCTGTTCTCCGGTGCGGTGGTCACACTGGTCCTGGTGGCGGCACTGGTCGTCCTCGCCGTTCTGGGCTGGGAACAGTTCTTCACCCAGCTGCATACCGTCTTCTTCGCGAACGGGAACTGGACCTTCCGGCTGGATGACACGCTGATCCGGCTCTTCCCGGCCCAGTTCTGGATGGACGCCGGGATCACCATTGCCGCGCTGGTGCTGCTCACCTGCGTTGTCGTGCTGGTCTGCTGCTGGCCGACCCGGGCACGCCGGGAACGCGTTCAGCAGGCCCGGGAAGACGCCCGCCGCCGTTACGCAGAGTCCCTCGAAGCACTCTAG